In Euphorbia lathyris chromosome 9, ddEupLath1.1, whole genome shotgun sequence, the following are encoded in one genomic region:
- the LOC136205324 gene encoding putative receptor-like protein kinase At3g47110 has translation MEFCGFTNLLMVICCCISISISHGSSLGNVTDRLALLDFKNLITHDPLQIMTSWNDSVHFCNWTGVSCNPIYNRVQLLNLKSLKLTGSIPPSIANLTYLTGINFINNSFSGQLPQHLGRLLRLQHLNLTYNSFTGKIPTNLTHCKQLTVIECSYNNLVGDIPVQLRSLSNLVVLGLGGNNLTGTIPSWIGNFSNLFGLSLALNNFHGNIPDELGKLSGLGFFQLYGNYLTGTVPSSIYNLSSIYYFSVTQNQLHGQLPADIGLKFPSLRVFAGGVNNFTGSIPVSLANASALEVIDFAQNALTGTIPTNLQRLQSLYRLNFDENNLGNWEIGGLNFLTSLSNCTSLEVLGLGRNRFGGELPSSIGNLSTQLKILTIGKNGIHGSIPVEIENLVNLGLLGFEGNLLTGNVPAVIGKLQKLEGLHLNYNRFSGSIPSSLGNLTRLTRLFMEENRFGGSIPATLGNCKNLQNLNLSSNNLNGSIPKEVIGLSSLSISLVMSNNALTGSIPFEVGKLDTLTELDLSENQLSGEIPTSLGSCISLEVLHLEGNEFEGTIPESLKDLRGVAEVDLSRNNLSGKIPEFLSKLLSLRNLNLSYNDFEGEIPEGGIFANTSAISVMGNAKLCGEVLPKCSSKKKPNSLIQTLVILATLLVIFVIVAVCSVAIFIERNSRKKHQQASAENWQAGISFAELKRATDGFSEQNLIGFGSFGSVYKGVIDGKTVAVKVMKLEQKGASKSFVDECNALRNIRHRNLLKIITLCSAVDDHGNDFKALVFEFMSNGSLDEWLHNNNNNKRLNFIQRLNIAIDIGCALDYLHHDCETSIVHCDLKPSNVLVDEDMTGHVGDFGLAKFLFQDPLKDDHVIMSVGLKGSIGYIPPEYGVGGEVSIVGDAYSYGILLLEMFTGKRPTDEMFKGDLTIHNYVGMALPEHAMDVIDPILLVEEEEDDEIQEKAIIHGGRINLEEYIISVMTIGLSCSSRLPENRLGMDLVVNKLHHLKNSFLGSNKTKKIIHVN, from the exons ATGGAGTTTTGTGGTTTCACGAATCTCCTCATGGTCATATGTTGCTGCATAAGCATAAGCATAAGCCATGGTTCTAGTTTGGGAAATGTGACAGACAGACTTGCTTTACTTGACTTTAAGAATCTGATAACTCACGATCCTCTTCAGATCATGACTTCGTGGAATGATTCTGTCCATTTCTGTAACTGGACTGGTGTTTCCTGCAATCCTATCTATAACAGAGTTCAATTACTCAACCTCAAATCTCTCAAATTGACTGGCTCTATTCCTCCTTCAATAGCCAACCTCACTTATCTCACTGGAATCAACTTCATAAACAACTCCTTTTCCggtcaacttcctcaacacCTCGGCCGTCTATTGCGCTTGCAGCACTTAAACTTGACTTACAATTCTTTTACCGGCAAAATCCCAACCAATCTCACTCATTGTAAACAACTTACAGTCATTGAATGTTCTTATAACAATTTAGTCGGCGACATTCCGGTGCAGCTTAGATCCTTGTCAAACTTGGTTGTTCTTGGTCTTGGAGGGAACAATCTTACAGGAACTATCCCATCCTGGATTGGGAATTTTTCCAATCTTTTCGGTCTTTCACTTGCTCTCAATAATTTCCACGGGAACATACCTGATGAGCTTGGCAAGCTCTCAGGTTTGGGGTTTTTTCAACTCTATGGCAATTATCTCACCGGGACAGTTCCTTCTTCTATATATAACCTCTCCTCTATCTACTACTTCTCCGTTACGCAAAACCAGCTTCACGGCCAATTACCTGCCGATATTGGCCTCAAATTTCCTAGCCTGAGAGTGTTCGCCGGCGGTGTGAACAATTTTACAGGCTCTATTCCTGTTTCACTGGCCAATGCTTCAGCACTTGAGGTAATTGATTTTGCTCAAAATGCTCTTACTGGTACAATTCCTACGAATTTACAGAGATTGCAAAGTTTGTACAGACTCAATTTTGATGAAAACAATTTGGGAAATTGGGAAATTGGTGGATTGAATTTCTTAACTTCTTTGTCTAATTGTACTAGTTTAGAGGTTTTGGGTCTAGGAAGAAATCGGTTTGGTGGAGAACTTCCAAGTTCTATTGGAAATCTTTCAACCCAACTAAAAATATTAACAATTGGAAAGAATGGAATTCATGGTAGCATTCCTGTTGAGATTGAAAACCTTGTTAATTTGGGGCTTCTTGGATTTGAAGGTAACCTTTTAACTGGAAATGTTCCTGCTGTCATTGGGAAGTTGCAGAAACTAGAGGGTTTACATTTGAATTATAACAGATTTTCCGGATCCATTCCTTCATCGTTAGGTAACTTGACTAGATTGACAAGGCTTTTCATGGAAGAAAATAGATTTGGGGGAAGCATACCTGCCACTTTAggaaactgtaaaaaccttcAAAATCTCAACTTGTCAAGTAATAATCTCAACGGAAGCATACCGAAAGAAGTAATCGGTCTTTCTTCCCTCTCAATTTCCTTGGTTATGTCTAATAATGCATTGACTGGTTCTATACCATTTGAAGTTGGTAAGCTTGATACTCTAACGGAGCTCGATTTGTCGGAAAACCAATTGTCTGGTGAAATTCCTACTTCTTTAGGCAGCTGTATCAGTTTGGAAGTTTTGCATCTTGAGGGTAATGAATTTGAAGGTACAATTCCTGAATCGTTGAAAGATTTAAGAGGTGTAGCAGAAGTGGATCTTTCTCGCAATAACTTGTCAGGGAAAATTCCTGAGTTTCTGAGTAAGTTATTATCTCTCAGGAATCTCAACCTCTCCTACAATGATTTTGAAGGAGAGATTCCAGAGGGAGGCATCTTTGCTAATACAAGTGCCATTTCAGTTATGGGGAATGCTAAACTGTGTGGTGAAGTTTTGCCTAAATGCTCAAGCAAAAAGAAACCAAATTCTCTCATCCAAACACTAGTGATTCTTGCAACACTTTTAGTCATATTTGTAATTGTTGCAGTTTGTAGTGTTGCAATATTCATAGAGAGAAACTCAAGGAAGAAACATCAACAAGCCTCTGCTGAGAATTGGCAAGCAGGTATCTCGTTCGCCGAACTTAAAAGAGCGACAGATGGCTTCTCTGAACAAAATTTGATTGGTTTCGGGAGCTTTGGTTCGGTGTACAAAGGAGTTATTGATGGAAAAACCGTTGCTGTTAAGGTTATGAAGCTTGAACAGAAAGGGGCTTCAAAGAGTTTTGTTGATGAATGCAATGCATTAAGAAACATAAGGCATAGGAATCTCCTGAAAATCATAACCTTATGCTCTGCTGTTGATGATCATGGAAATGACTTCAAAGCTCTAGTCTTTGAGTTCATGTCAAATGGAAGCCTGGACGAGTGgttacataataataataataataagagatTGAACTTTATTCAGAGACTGAATATTGCTATTGATATTGGTTGTGCATTGGATTATCTTCATCATGATTGCGAGACTTCAATTGTTCATTGTGATCTAAAGCCAAGCAATGTGCTAGTTGATGAAGATATGACAGGACATGTTGGTGATTTTGGATTGGCAAAGTTCCTCTTTCAAGATCCACTCAAAGATGATCATGTAATTATGTCTGTTGGTTTAAAGGGTTCAATCGGCTATATCCCTCCAG AGTATGGAGTGGGAGGGGAAGTGTCAATAGTAGGAGATGCATACAGTTATGGAATTCTATTACTAGAGATGTTTACAGGAAAAAGGCCAACAGATGAAATGTTCAAAGGTGATCTTACAATTCACAACTATGTTGGTATGGCGTTGCCTGAACATGCTATGGATGTGATTGACCCTATTTTActtgttgaagaagaagaagatgatgagatACAAGAAAAAGCTATTATCCATGGAGGTAGAATCAATCTAGAAGAGTACATCATCTCAGTGATGACAATTGGGCTTTCATGTTCTTCAAGATTACCTGAAAATCGACTAGGAATGGACTTAGTTGTCAACAAATTGCATCATCTTAAAAATTCATTTCTTGGATCAAACAAGACCAAGAAAATTATACATGTTAACTAG
- the LOC136207320 gene encoding uncharacterized protein — translation MKTLASSSSLFTSITFFSSLKFHPTIHPLVSFPLNKLHSLHFISVQRFHLHPISSSSPPPPPPLSPESQTDLELAETFTPEKYESETVHIKFQLKKECSFGEQFAIVGDDLNLGLWNPDNAIPLNWSDDHVWNLELDVPIGKSIQFKFILKEITGSIVWQPGPDRILNTWETNNTIVVYEDWEDATSQKLLEEEEPFSNENVDPADSSEMRFIAENLMQPNASDIYKENIIPDVESNLEKEPLPSIVVIADTAASSEEEAISIVTVADNISNSNEETAVNANHQVFKDESDKDEITFEKILENNTRTRAVPTNSESTNVEENLMIGEGDPVLVPGLPQVPVDYSKTEVDDEEAKSMSAFDASVGVNEVENHDWQEKCISIELEEKHDVDESEKVEVFSDMEQQVEKDIVEEENEIQWGRRTIQRLLTNLGLLYQ, via the exons ATGAAAACCCTAGCTTCTTCATCCTCCCTTTTTACCTCTATcactttcttttcttctctcaAATTCCATCCTACTATTCATCCTCTTGTTTCTTTCCCCCTCAACAAACTTCACTCTCTgcattttatttctgttcaacgctttcatcttcatcctatttcttcttcttctcctcctcctcctcctcctctctcgCCGGAGTCTCAG aCGGACTTGGAGCTAGCAGAGACCTTTACCCCAGAAAAAT ATGAATCAGAGACAGTTCATATCAAATTCCAGCTAAAGAAAGAGTGCTCCTTTGGTGAGCAATTTGCTATAGTAGGGGACGATCTAAATTTGGGCTTGTGGAATCCTGATAATGCAATTCCATTGAACTGGTCTGATGATCATGTTTGGAATCTTGAGCTG GATGTACCCATTGGAAAATCCATCCAGTTTAAGTTCATACTAAAAGAAATCACTGGAAGTATTGTGTGGCAACCAGGCCCCGACCGGATTCTCAATACTTGGGAAACTAACAATACCATTGTTGTCTACGAAGATTGGGAAGATGCTACATCTCAGAAATTACTAGAGGAGGAAGAACCATTTTCTAATGAAAATGTGGATCCTGCTGATAGCTCAGAAATGAGGTTCATTGCAGAGAATTTGATGCAACCAAATGCGTCTGATATATACAAGGAAAATATCATTCCGGATGTTGAATCAAACCTGGAAAAGGAACCATTGCCATCCATTGTTGTAATTGCTGATACTGCAGCTTCATCAGAAGAGGAGGCTATCTCTATAGTTACTGTTGCTGATAATATCAGTAATTCAAATGAGGAAACTGCTGTGAATGCAAACCATCAAGTTTTCAAGGATGAATCGGATAAAGACGAGATAACCTTTGAGAAGATTCTTGAAAATAACACAAGAACTAGAGCAGTACCAACGAATTCAGAAAGCACAAATGTTGAAGAAAATCTGATGATTGGGGAAGGGGATCCAGTTCTAGTACCTGGATTGCCTCAAGTACCGGTGGATTATAGTAAAACAGAAGTTGATGATGAAGAAGCAAAAAGTATGAGTGCTTTTGATGCCTCAGTTGGAGTTAATGAAGTAGAGAATCACGATTGGCAGGAG AAGTGTATTAGTATTGAGTTAGAGGAGAAGCATGATGTTGATGAATCAGAAAAGGTAGAGGTTTTCAGTGATATGGAGCAACAAGTTGAAAAGGATATAGTAGAGGAGGAAAATGAGATACAATGGGGTCGTAGAACAATACAGAGGCTGCTAACTAATTTAGGATTACTGTACCAATAA